The sequence gatttgctcaaaataaatatacataaacacatatattttgttgaatccaaatatacataaacacatatattttgttgaatctatcatggagtgctatgagattgatgagaggcttcaagagaagaatgatattaagataaatttggagagcattgctttgttataatattatttggaagctatcatatttcttgttttttatattctttctttcatatGTCCAGTTATATGCCTGCTACCcttattctttataattttataattaccgGCTCGAGTTAAGTATCCATAGTAAGTGTgtagcattattattttttaaatatatttcaagctaatctccattctcctcttctctttctaaattttaaatttgacttttcactattgatttttaaataaccccacacactaattaaaattagtttttatatcattttaaattatatgattatttattgaatttttcttaattaaattatagaacacataacataaaactaaatatacgtgccttgcacgtaactttcttctagtatatatatatttatatatatatttgaaaataaaaaacctGCTCTATCATCTACTAcaaaaagcataaacatcccGATAAATGTGAAAAGTTTCTATAGCAGCGACATCTAATTAGAACTGAAAAAAATCTTGTGAGAACTGAAATCTATTAAGGAATTTGTTCAATCCTCTATTCAATTCATATTCCCCATATCCCAACTCAAGAGTTCATATATATAACCTAAAAGCGACAAAATGAAATAGTTTATGTTCAAGAAGTAAACAAGAATGGGGACCATATGGTTAAATATCCATTCAACATTCATAGAGGATGAGTTAATATCATGTTTGAACTAGAGAATATGGTCCATTAAGACTAAAATATGACAAAACCAAATTTAATACCATAAATTTCATAAACATAACATGATTTTGAAATATTGGCACTGCACTTGACACTTGTACACTACTAGAAAATGgagttttagtgacacacattggGTAACTTTAAAAGTGTATAGTGATACTTCAAcgcgcgtcactaatgagggtgactggaaagataatttttagtgacacttcacacgTGTCACTGAAACCTTTTGCATTCATATTTTGCGTGTCACTATAGGCGTATAGAGTCAGATTTTGTCAGACTAAATATGTAACAGCCACACACATAGAGTGTCActatatcctttttttttttcctttttattaatatttttagagatatagtgacacacGAAAAGTGCCActacattaaatatttttctaaaaaaaataatatttaatttaatttaattcaaattttatgtattataaataataatttatattaattatatacaaatacaattaatataacaataataattttaatttaactaaatgtaaaatttataaattacactATAGAAATAGacaaaaatgtattttatttaaataaaaacttaaattaattacaagttaattaCAATAGAGATAACAAATTCTTCCATAACAccatacaaaaattataatcaaaTTAGAGATAAATTATTAGTATACTAACATATACATCATCATTATACATTAACCATTACTAAATCAGAACCAAATTTATGAAACCCAAAATAAATGTGATAAAGTTTTCACTTTGCTGGCGAGCTCCTAATCCCTCCAAACGCCCAACCTCTAAGACAAAACAAGCCACCTGTGAACCCCGACAACGCAAAAAACAGCTACTTGCGAACCCCGAACCTCGACGACGCAAGCACAGCTTATAGGTGCAAAGCAAATCCCCAACCGCCGGCAACCTGAAACATAGATCTGTtataaaacagaaaaaaaaaacaagaacagAATGTGCTAAATTATACAAACTAATATGAAATACTGcttgtaaataatattttataatagtgTGATTAAAAGCTAAAAAAACTGGCAGTTTAGATCATAGTAAGTACTTATTCCCTTTATAAGATTTGGCTCTAGTAAAAATTAAATCTCAAGTGGAAGCATATAACTTGCAacgaaaaatataaacttattaGAAATTGATACACATTTCTACAATACTAAATTAAGTCTAGAATTTTCTACACATTTGTAGAAAAACATACTCTAAACTTTTAGATAATTGTagaataatttagaattttctagACATGTAAAAATCCAATAGAACATAGGCATTTCTAGAAAACTTTAGTCTAGAAGTTTCTAGTTATGCATGCTTAAGAAATATGTAGAAATGTATGGATAAAATCCTTGAACTAGAAAGATCTAGAAGAAATAATTCTAGCCATAAAGTGTAAGGGGTGAgcaactataaataccccatcaAACTTCCAAATTGTAACCAAGCTTGAGTAGCCAAAGCAAGTCTTTTACTACTAGCCTACTACCTTGTCTCCTCTCTTACTacacacataaaaattaaaacactacATAACTCTTCCTTGTCCCACCAATCATCCAACTTATCAACTTATCAACATCATCATACTACACCACCTAATATTCATCCCATACAAATCTAAACCAATACAAATTTATTCTCAAACCatcagtggtatcagagctccGTTCGATCATATATCACTGGGCGTAATCTTTTCCACTCATCAACATGAGTTCGGAGTACAATCGCTCTTCACTACCTCTTCCAATTTTCCATGGAgaaaactatgatttttggtCCATCAAAATGAGGACCTATTTTCGATCACAAAATCTATGGAAAATTGTTGAAGAAGGAATCACTATTCCGGAAGATATTACAACTCTTTCGGAAGATCAAAAGAAGGCACTAGAGGATAATCAACAAAAGGATTCTCATGCATTATATTGCTTGCAGCAAGCTATGGCAGACAATCTTTTTCCACGAATAATGGGCGCaaagaataaagaaaagaagcaTGGGACACGCTGCAGGAGGAGTTCCAAGGAACCGTCAAGGTACGCACAGTTAGACTACAAAAGCTTAGAAGAGATTTTGAGAATCTTAAAATGAAAGATAATGAGACTGCAAAAGATTACTATTCTAGAATTAAAGAAATAGTAAATCAAATGGGAGCCTATGGAGAAATAATTTCTGACAAGAATATAGTACAAAAGATACTAATTTCTTGTACAGAAAAATATGATTCAATAGTTTCTGTGATAGAGGAAACTAAAGATTTAGAAACTCTATCACCAACTGAACTAATGGGCTCTCTTGAAGCATATGAAAGTAGACGAGAAAGGCATAAGGAAAGTGAAGTTGAAAATGCCTTTCAGTCTAAAATTAATTCGCAGTCTCAAAAACCAAAAGCTGATGGGAAAAAGAcacaagaaaaacaaaaagaaaataacgacaagtatcctccatgtggcatttgtaaaagaaaaagtCACTTGGAAAAAGACTGCTGGTTTAAAGGAAAACCACAGtgccaaaattgtaaaaaatttggCCACACTGAAAAAACTTGTCgtttaaagaaatcccatcaagCTAATTTTTCcgaaaagaaaaatgatgaaaataatcTCTTCTATGTCTGCCAAGCTGCAACAGAAGAAGGAAAAGATACTTGGTATCTTGATAGTGGTTGTAGTAACCACATGACGAAAAACGAAAGCATCTTTTGTAGTCTTGATAGATCCAAGACTAAAGTCAAAAGTGGTAATGGTGACTTCATGGAAGCAGTCGGCAAAGGCACCATTGCCATTGACACTAAAAAAGGCAAGAGATACATCAATGATGTACTCCTGGTACCCAACATTGATCAAAACCTACTTAGCGTAGGTCAAATGATTGAAAAAGGGTACTCTTTGCATTTTGAAGGAGAGTCTTGCACAATATATGATAAGCAAGATAAATCTTTTCAAATTGCAAaggtaaaaatgaaagaaaatagacGCTTTCCCATACAATGGAGATATGCAAGCAATGTGGCAATGCAAGCGCAAACAGATGAGTCATGGCTATGGCATAGAAGGTTTGGTCACTTCAACTTCCATGGGCTTAAGATCCTCGTTTAAGAATATGATGCGAGACCTCCCATCAATTAAGGAGATCAACACAGTCTGCGAAGGATGCATGCTCGGGAAACAACATCGACAACCTTTTCCATCTGGCAAAGCTTGGAGAGCCAAAAAGCCACTTGAGCTAGTCCATACTGACGTATGCGGGGCAATGCGCACTCCATCAAATGACCAAAACAGGTACTTCATTCTCTTCATTGATGACTTTACTAGAATGACATGGGTTTATTTTATGCAACAAAAGTCGCAAGTCTTCGATATTTTCAAAAAGTTCAAATCCCGTGTCGAAAGacaaagcggtcattacatcaAGACAATTAGAAGTGATAGAGGCAAAGAATACACTTCTAATGAATTCAACAAGTTCTGTGAAGATGAAGGGATGGAGCACCAACTCACTGTTGGATACGCACCAGAACAGAATGGTGTATCTGAAAGGAAAAACAGATCGTTATGGAGGCAGCAAGAGCCATGCTGCTAGAGAAAGGTCTCCCAAAACGATTTTGGGCAGAGGCAGTAAGCACTGCAGTCTACTTGCTCAACCGATGTCCAACCAAAGCCGTGCAGAATAAGACGCCGATCGAAGCTTGGAGCGGACGTAAGCCATCAGCAAAGCATCTCAAAGTCTTCGGCTGCATATGCTATAGTCACATTCCAAAAGAGAAAAGAGGCAAGCTTGATGAGAAGGCAGAGAAAGGAATCTTCTTAGGCTATAGTACTCAATCAAAAGGTTATCGAGTCTATAGCTTAGAAACAAATAAGCTAATAATCAGTCGAGACGTCAAATTTGACGAAGATGCTGCATACAACTGGGAGACACAAGAAGTTGAAACAAAGACAGTCAATATTCCTCTACTGCCAAGACAAGAAACTGATCAAAATGAAGTTCTTACTCAACCAACAACACAAGAACCTGCACAAGTCATAGAATCTCCGCCAGACTCACCAGTAAGGCGAACaagaccactatcagaaatctaCGAGACATGCAACTTAGTACTTATGGAGCCAGAAAGCTTTGAAGCAAAATTTCATAAACAAGAAGTATGGAGAAAAGCTATGAATGAAGAGATAAAGATGATTATGAAGAATGAGACTTGGGAGCTTGTAGATCGTCCACAAGACAAAGATACTATAGGAgtcaagtgggtctacaagacaaAGCTCAACGCAGATAGCTCTATCCAAAAGCACAAAGCAAGATTAGTTGCGAAAGGATACTCACAACAATACGGAGTCGACTACAACGAAACATTTGCTCCAGTTGCACGCCTCGACACTATTAGGGCTTTAATAGCTCTAGCTGCACAAAAGAAATGGAAGATTTTTCAACTCGATGTGAAGTCAGCATTCCTAAATGGTTATCTTGAAGAAGAAATTTATGTGGAGCAACCTCAAGGGTTCGTGATACAAGGACATGAAGATAAAGTCCttaaattgaaaaaggctttatatggccTAAAGCAAGCTCCACGAGCCTGGTATAGCAGAATTGACAACTACTTTACCCAGCAAGGATTCAGGAGGAGCAAGAGTGAGCCAACTCTTTACATCAAAACTCAAGGTACGAATGATACACTAATTGTCTCTTTATACGTTGATGATCTCATCTACACAGGCAATAATGAGAAGATGATAAAGAAGTTTAAAGAAGACATGATGAAAAATTTTGAGATGACCGACCTGGGATTAATGCACTACTTTCTCGGGatcgaaataactcaaaaagaAGATGGGATCTTCATCTCACAAAAGAAGTATACAGAGACACTATTGAAGAAATTCAAAATGGAGGGATGCAAGACTGTATCAACTCCATTAGACAATAACAAAGCTCTCAAGAAGGAAGATGGCTCACCGAAAGCTGATGAATCAAAATTTCAAAGTCTAATTGGCAGCCTTCTATATCTAACTGCTACAAGACCAGACATAATGTACGCAGTTAGTCTCCTATCAAGATTCATGCATGATCCAAGTCAAGTTCACTACGGAGCAG is a genomic window of Cannabis sativa cultivar Pink pepper isolate KNU-18-1 chromosome 9, ASM2916894v1, whole genome shotgun sequence containing:
- the LOC133031207 gene encoding uncharacterized protein LOC133031207, with the protein product MSSEYNRSSLPLPIFHGENYDFWSIKMRTYFRSQNLWKIVEEGITIPEDITTLSEDQKKALEDNQQKDSHALYCLQQAMADNLFPRIMGAKNKEKKHGTRCRRSSKEPSRIKEIVNQMGAYGEIISDKNIVQKILISCTEKYDSIVSVIEETKDLETLSPTELMGSLEAYESRRERHKESEVENAFQKSHLEKDCWFKGKPQCQNCKKFGHTEKTCRLKKSHQANFSEKKNDENNLFYVCQAATEEGKDTWYLDSGCSNHMTKNESIFCSLDRSKTKVKSGNGDFMEAVGKGTIAIDTKKGKRYINDVLLVPNIDQNLLSVGQMIEKGYSLHFEGESCTIYDKQDKSFQIAKVKMKENRRFPIQWRYASNVAMQAQTDESWLWHRRFGHFNFHGLKILV